The DNA sequence ACCCATGATACACGAATACAAAAGCCTTCACAAGTAGTAACTGTTACCTGAGGAGACTCTGACCTCCTCCCACTTTTCTTCAGCAAATTGCCACTGCAGGGCATAGCCTGTGATTGGTGTCCCTCCACTGACGGGTGGGGTTTTAAGGGAGAAGAGGACTGAGGTGCCCGCAGATGAGACTGACAGATAGTGAGGTGGACCGGGCTTGGCTATGGGTTAGGAGGCAGGGTGGAGGATTGAAGACGGAAATacaaatgttagaaaatggcttaaaaacaatcaaataaaaaatggtTGCTCAATCGGTTTTTCCTTCatcaaagacagaaagtctTACTGAGTATTGCAACATCTCTTGAGGCATTTCCAGCTGAGCCAACAGCCATGCAGGAATACAGTCCACCATCAGAGGGCACCACTTCTTtaatcacaaacacaccatcCTCAACATAGACTCGACCAGAAGTAGAGCcctgacagagacagacacacaaagagaccAATGACATATTAGACCAAACATGAGTTCAGAGGCATGTGAAGTGGCATGGAGTTGAATTTTCAGTGGCAATAttgtgagaatgtgtgtatgtgtgtgtgtgtagtatgcGTCCATGTGCTCTTACCACTGTTTGTCCATTTTGCTTGTTGAGCCAGTGTAGCTCAGGCTGAGGATGTCCAGAGACGTTACAGGACACAGATACACGGTCACCTGGTGACACATGCAGCTGCTCTGCCGACATAACCACATCTGGGGCCTCTGAAATGAAACATCTGCATTATCATGACAGTAACCACATTATCAACATTTAAAGAACcagtatgtaggatttagtgccaACCAACTGAATTCCCCCCAATCACTAAAACAcatcaattattattttcaggtgaCTATACACTATTTAAAACATTCTCATAAATATCATATTTCATTCCTGACAGGTCCATTCCCCTTGATGCCACTAAattatacacactgcacctttaagtgtttccttttttctttccatgtgTCATTATAATACAACTGGATAAAGTAGGGTAAAAGGCTCATGATAAGTGCTGATTTATGAGTACATTTTTAGAGTTATCAGAAGTGGAAAGAAAAAGTTGAACCAACCAAATACATGAAGCATGATCATGTCGCTGCTGTCAGATATCTTGTTGCTGGCAGTGCAGAGGTATTCCCCGTAGTCTTCCCTGGCAACAGACTGTATAGTCAACTCGCTGCGGTCAGAGTTGAACTGATGATGTGAGGGGTCATAAGGCACCGGCCTAGAAGTGGGATATGCAAAGCAAAATGCATATTGAGTGATGATTTACAGACACAACTTAATGAGctaggaaaggagaaaaagacgccaaaaaaagagggagagtgaTGTCACAGAACATTAACTAAGCtaatgttcacacacacatgcatgtatgtacacacgtgcccacacacacacaccacttccttggacacacacacacacactctgctccaCCCTCTGGCACACAGACTAGATGCATTAGCAATACTGAGAGTCAGGGACACTAGTCTACATAAGAACACAAAACAGCCCAGTTTTGTTACACATGGTAAATGTCCTCAGTCAAAATtgcaattgaaaaaaataatattcatgaAAAAACATCAGTctactgattaaaaaaatgcataatgAAGGCAGtcaattgttatttttttgttttataatcaACTCTTCACAGAGGTAAAACCAGGTCTTACATGCTCCAGTTGATGTTGGGTTTTGGGTGACCCTCCACCAGACACAGCAAGGAAACGTTGGTTTCTGGTCCAGCCATCACTGTCTTCACCTCTTCTTTAATGTGCACAGAGGGAGGAACTGCAGAGCAAGGTTCATATTTTAGGCATACATGATAGTTGTTTTTTATGCATAGAGCCTAACCCTTAAAGCATCCCTAACACTCCATGacagctttttcttttatcttctctCAATGAATGATCATGGGTGTCAATATCTTACTTAAAAGTTATTTAACAGCATCTATAGCTGCTCATgcacacattacatttttcaagaaCTAAAAACACGTGTCATAATAGATTTTTAGAGACACTGGTCTCTATTTAAATCATGATGTGCAGGAGATACTAACCATTGATGACAACAGAGATGGGGAGGTCTTTACGGATAGGTCGTCCTCTGATCTGGGCCTGACATGTATATGTCCCAGCATCGTCTCCCTTAACTTTTCCAATACGAAGTGCGTTATCTTGCATCTGATGCACACGCCTTCCCTCTGAGGTgatatcaataaataaagagacagacagagagcgaTGCAAGAAGAACAGACATGCAACACAGATATGCAGAGAAGTgatggaaagaggaaaaggcagagacaaacacacagaaaggtAGATTCATGATTCTGGATGAAATCCAACACTCAGTGACGTTACTGCAGCTGGACAAAGAATGAGACTGCAGAGCTTTTTCTGAGGCACCACATGGACAACAGTTATTTAGCAAAAGAGACAGTGAATTGTATGCAACTAAAACATTTCCTATCTATTCTATGTCTACATGTAAAACAGTGAGAGTTGCAGATACATCTAAATCCTTATTTAAGTCCCCCTCCACTTATAAATGTACGTTCCTTCATGttacttcagttggatgtttgagcttcactgtgcagaatgatgttcaacattcatttgctgaaagtggaaagtttatCTGTGCTCATTGAAATCTTAGTTAAAGGCTTGGGATTCTTGACATCACAACTATGTTTTAAGCTGATCCtagtccaatattcaacttatacaaatgtgatgtggaaacttgaagcctccagtgcacaaacacatagAATTAACTTTACAGTGGAGTAGGACATATTGTGTCCAGCAGTTgaactttgatgaaattttaagAATTTCTAAATTGgcaatttaacttttttgtggaAACAGCACGTGAGGCACCAACTATTATAggtaataatagtaaaataggTAATATGTTACCTATTAAGTTTAATTCCTAACAGTGCATTGGTATTGGTCTTACCATTTGAAGAGATTTCTTCCCCGTCTCGTAACCAAAGAACAGTCACTGCTGGCTGACCAGACACCAGGCATGGAACCACTGCATCTGTGCCCTGTAGAAACTCATGGTAGGTGGTGGTGCTGCCAAATGATGGACCCTCTGACAAAAGAGAAGATGGTAAGGATGCTTATTTTGTTTGCAGTAAAGCAACAATATGTTCAATATCATCATCAGTTTGGCATTTGGTTCATTAAACAATTCCTCCCATACTGAATGTGAGCAATttcaatattaatatcattatacTAAACATACATTTGTATCTGTGAACAGATGCATCAACACACAATTATTGTATAATTGATATTACATACCATAAATAAACAGCTGTATGTCCTGGTCATCCTTGTGTCCGCTGTTGTATTCACAGTGACAAGTATACTTGCCTGCATCACTCATCGTAGCCTTCTCAATGTTCAATTTTGAGGAGGTCTCATCCACTGTTTCCGCTAAGTCACTATCTACATCCTCACCATCCTTTAGCCATGTTATATCTCCTTCGTCCCCAGCtaagacaggagaggagagggaaagaaagagacaaaggtAAGGCAAGACAGACGGGGTTAACATAAATAAGGCTTATATTGAATTATCTAGAAAGAAGTTCAAGCTGAAATgttgcatatacacacacaaaattcaTGACTCACCTTTACACAACAATATGATCTGCTGTCCCAACAAAACATCTTGACTAGTGGTGACAATGTTCATCTTTGCATCTAGATAAGACAGGACAGGGAAAAATCTTACTGACAGTTTTCCACTTAACAATCACCTGATCCAAATTGATGCTCTGTGGGAAAGTTCAAGTCATTTGATGACATCAGATTAATTTAATATCAATCTtatttttttgaacattttttataGCTTTCTAACTAACAACAAAGTCAGGGAGGtaatgatttacattaaaattaaaatgtaatatgataCATAATAACAACACTGTGCTTCTAAAGTGGGAAGAGAGTCTACATTATGACATGAAACAGTGCTTTCAAATAACATCATAGTTCATAATATGACAAAAGGCATGAACAAAAACTGATTGCAATACATAACTATAAAATCTATTTATAGCTATAGGgtgaaaaaaactgcaaaacatCAGCTAAATCaaaatatctttttcttttcggAATGTTTAGATGAGCAGAAACCAACTGAAACCAGTGTCTTCCCTGTTTATACAGATATGGAAACTTGAGTCTGGGGATAGAAAGAAGTTAGATAATGGTTATTTCCCAAGGAAATCCAATGCTTACACTTAAAAAGACCAATATAAGCTCACTGAGCCAGAAACAACTTCTGCTTACTCTTGCTTTGTGATGTGGATCAAAACATGTCATTACAACACTGTCTTTGCAGATAAATCCAAATAATGTAAAATTATCTCACCTGTGGGgtaaaccagcagcagcagcagcagcagggccaTTCTCAGGATGGAAGCTGAGTGGTTCATCATGTTCACCTCTGATCACCAGTCCACAGTTTGACTTTTGGGTTTTCACCTCAACTGgacaaaaacactcaaatgtTTTATCTAATAAAGTTTACACCTAAAGAAACCTCAACAATCTGTAACCCAGTATCACACTGACACTCAAGACACCTGTTCTGCTGCCTACCATAACTATGACAGGGAAAGGGTCTGTGTCAGAGGTTATATAGGGCAGCACAGGATAGAAGAGGAAACGAAAAGTGGGTGGGGGGAAGAGAGAGCAAGCAAAGAGTTTCCCATCCCTCTTTTGACTGCAACAGAGTCATTGTTGATCATCCATGAAGAGAAATTCAGTGCCTCCCCCTGCCAtccctttcctttttctccttctttgttgcctcatttttctgtcattatttttCTATATCTTCacctatttttattttctttctacctccttcctctctccttctcctctctccccccacCCTTTCCCTCcaggatgaaagaaagggaggcagCCCCTCAGGGGAAGAAGAGATGGGGAAAGATATTATTATCATTCCATcgttttttcctctctcatttaAAAATGGCCACTATCGTAGCTGTTTCACCATCATCCAAGTTCCTAGTCCACTTTATCTGCAGATTATTTCAACTTTGACTCATTTTGGACTTCCAAATCTAATTATCTTGTGAGAACACTGAATTAATGTCCGTTTCACGATGTTGTATTCCAAACTGTCACAAGCACATTACTAACCACTATCTTGATGTCCACATTAAACAAATTATACACAGCTAAACACATTGTACGTTAGTTTTTGTACATGGTCAAAACTTGTTTCAATCCAAACGTTTCCTCTACATCCTAGAAGCacatttggggggggggggggggggcattgttGTACATGTGCATCACAGCACAATCTGCTGTTtgcaaacaacaaaaatataaaataaaataaagttattgcAATCTAGCAACCAAGAACACAAAAAGAGGTGAAATCATGTTCATGGATGAGGTAATTTATTGTCATgatataatttcattttaataaaatagcaatgtatgaaaaataaatgatgttagCTAATGTTCATTTGATGGAGACAGCTTCGGCAACAGAATATGGAGCAAATGTAATTAAAAGTCTCCATCATATACTGTTGTAATACAAACAGCAAACAATAGAGTGGCTAGCTAGCTAGTTTGTCGAGTTCCTTCATTGTATCATGTGTTTCTCTGGAGGTTATAGCAAGTAGAGTTAGTAAAGGACACCATTGACATGTGCCAAGATGAAACTGTTACTTTGATTAAAATTATGGATTTCTCTGGGTTTGAGCATTTTTGGAATTTTTGGGATAATATAAATCCACAACTCAACAAAAcatacaacatactgtatgtctagTCATTTTTGACTCCACCCTTATGTGCAAAAGTTACATATTATGTCTTAAAATAATCCTGGTACATATAGAGCATGTGATTATAATAGAAACAACAAAGTGGCTCTCAAAGCAACAGTCTTTtcaaacacatgcacagctTTTGTACCAAATTCATCACCATTGTCATGTGATGAAAACTATATCCTGTAGGATGCTGGGCTCCACACTTCATTTTGTAAAACCCAATTTActtcaaagaaaacattttgaagaCAACTTTAATGGCATTAATGGCAATAGAAATAGACTTTAAACTTGTATACAATTGCTTTAGAAAGATTGGGGTCAAAGACATACAACCATCCATTTATCTCTTTTAATGAAAATCAGTGACGTGTGGAAATATATACTTTTGAAATGGTATGAAAGGCTATAGAATGTTATCTTTATGAGCCTTTTAAACAGCTGGCATTTTAACTTAGCATGGTAAGTCTATGGTAAGTCATGGTAAGACTGTCAGGCTGGGAAAACACACATCCTCCACCATCTCCATCAGCACCGACGTGCCCCAAGGATGTATGCTGAGCCCCCTCCTGTTCGCCCTCTTCACCCACGATTGTCAGTCAGTCCACACAACAAACACCATCATAAAGTTTGTGGATGACACGACAGTCGTGGGGCTGATCTCCAGCGAGGATGAGTCGGCCTACAGGAGTGAGATCCAGAACCTGACAGCGAAGGAGATTGTGGTGGACTTCAGGAGGTCCAGCTCCTGTCACCATCAACGGAGTGGAGAGGGTCCCCAGTTTCAAATTTCTGGGGGTCCACATCAGCGAGGACCTCTCCTGGACCACACCCAACCTAGAACTGTGCAATACGTACTGCATACTGTGGcctaacatttaaatatatctaCTTATTTGTTGTGTccttatttatgtattatgcaCGTATTCTTTTTTATACTCAGGGATTCGCCAACTTAATTTCATTGTTATGCTGTCCACAGTAGCACATTGACAATAAGACTTCTTATGTACATagcacaggtgttactgatAACAGAAACAATGTGTTATATACACATGATTGTAATTAAGAGTTTATGAATTGTAAATAGCATTCACATCAACTCTCAAGTTGTAATTACATTTAGGGCTAAGTGTTGATTCTGATTGACAAGCTCCcgttttgatttgatttctgaTTCAATTTGATTCGAACCCAACCCTAATTACAACAGGGAAACTGGAATTCTTCTAAAAACTCGgacatatctgatttgtttcacTATACTAATACAGAGATGCCTGGAAATCAAACAAAATCCGACAGCTCACAATAATCTGTCATTCAATGTAACTGAACTTCATCTGACATAGTGTGAGCCTTTATCCAAGACATTCATATCACAGTAAGCACAGGTGTAAAAcaaatgatggctgaattccatttagctgcaaTGGTTTCAGGGTCCAGGTGCATGCTTCATGGCTGTtaccatgtttaatatattcAACCATCTTGAGTGAAAAAAGCCTGTGGGAAATTCATAAAAAGTCTCATCACAACTCTTTACACAAGCTATGGTTATTACAAGTTGGAAGCTTCATTCTGTAACATGTCTGGGATAAAAGGGTCAATGACATGATCATCCCGGAGTGACACGCCCAAACATCCACACCTACAAACACCCGGCTTACGTCACCGCTCTTTTATCTACGTGGTGTGAGTGCTCGGTGCCAGTCAAGTTTCATTCCTCTGGGTCCTATCACTTCTATTGGCTAACAGCCAGCCTGCCCCTCCCACCTTCCCCTTGATAGGTTATCAGTCTCCACACTGCCGTTCGGCCAGCCAATCAAAGGATGGAGAGTCCAAAGGGGCTACCTATCAGGTTGATTATCAGGAGGTGCTATTATGGCTCATTAGAACGGAGTGTGCTCATAATGAGGGCTGTTAACGAGGGCCATTAACGAGGGTGGGCACACACTGACAGCTACTCTGTAGCACAGCTGTCTTTCTAACTGTGTTTTTCACTGGATAACTTCATAAATCTGTGAAACTCTTGTTTTGCTGCCTTTCACATTGGAATAGAACAAGTCCAGGACAACaacaaacattcatattttgagGGCATGTTACAATCACTATGTGCATCATTCTGACATGCTGCATGTTATTCTTCAAAGATCCATTCCAGAAGATGGAGATGTATGAAATACTCTACTTTAATAATTTGATCAGTCTAATAATATGATTTCTCTTCTACTCCCATCCTGTTCCTGGTCAATGTTTACAAGCAGAAAAACTGTTGAACAGTTGAGCTGAAACAAAAGCAGCTTTTGGCTGCAACTACCATTGTGTTTGCAGTGGTTTGTTCAGAAAAACCagccacaaaaaaagagaaaatgctgCATAATGTAGACATGACCCTGGTTGAGATAATAGATGTGCTTCCCTGGAGTCTCCAGTGGAGTCTCCACCATGTTTACAATGAGTGAAAACACAACCCAATGGTGAGGTGAttatacaataattaaaacatacttaaaaatgttatattccatttctgccaagtccgttcCACTAGATGCTGCTAAATCTTACATGCCTGTCCTTTAAGGTGACATGTTGAACTTGTTAATTGCTCATTACAATTCAAGCAGTTAAAgggcaacattatcattcatttggagttgtgctTCTTTTCACCTGGTGAATGTAACTCTAACACTCACACTTCTTTTAGCTCAGTTTTTGGTCTATACTtactcctgagggaaatgttTGGCTCTATAGCTGCTAGTCTGGTAAAGTTGCAGGTTGGACAGCTAAACAAAGAGCTGAAATTCACTATAATACAATTcactgtaggttcatcactgtGAGCTCCACATCTCATGTGGAAAACTGTCAtttcacacattattattttagaaaatattaattattaaattatagcTGCTTCATGTTGAAATATGTGAAGATTACAGTTTGACAGGAACAAACTACCTTTATTATTAGATCATTTGTTCTTACATATTTCTTACAGATTATCTGTCATCAATATTAGCTATAAACTACACTATGGAAAGTCATCATTTCAtccaggaaaacacacacacgcacacgtagACATACACACGTTCAATgttcctctctttgtttttgtgaccaataaataaacacaatactGAGAACAATAGCCACTCTGTTGTTGCCAAAATCTTCACATTATGTTTATAATTGTattcacaaactcacacacacaaatacacaaacacatgccaacattcaaTTTTGGTAATGTAGTAGTGTTATATAATTGAAAGAAGAAATGCTGAAAGTTCAAGAAAAAGTGAGCCAACAATGTGATTCTCATCCAGATGTCCAAGTACCATACATGTTGTACTTCAAAATAATTAATAGGGTATGTAAAATCATTAATGTTAGTTAAATATTTAGTTATAGGGTATAGGTTAGTTGTaggtaaaatattatttttctcaCTGATCCAGAGTcagaaaacttaaaaatgtctctttttgacCAGAGTTGCCAACTTTTACTATCATACAACAAACTGTGACTTTAGTAGCCTGCTATATGTTGCTGTTAATGTGTTAGGCTTGAAGGCAGTGCACGTGTAGTATGTGTTTTGAAGTCTCATGACACATACGCAAACTACACTGCACAATAGTATATAATACCTTTACATAATTCAAAATTGAGTATGAACACAtataacacagagacagaaaatacaaacagcCACATgtaacagagacacacagagacaataaGCTGACAGCTGAAGACATGAGGACGAGACAGCAGGAAGAGGGgctagagacagagacagactcTCGTGACTGGAGAAGACACACCCTCACTCTCCCCTTTGTGTGAACAAGACAACACAAGAaacctgagtgtgtgtatgtgcatgtccTCATGTATCTTTACCACACAGATAAACTCATTGGTTTATATAACTGGAGCTAGAAACACTGTCTAAAGCTATGCCATGAGGCAGATGGTGAAAGGGGGGCAAAACgtttttttatcatattatatataggtattattgttattattattattatttattttattctttttttgattgttgttattgttattatcatttttcttattattattattattattattattattattattttactgttttattctcACTGTGAGATATGCTACATTTAACAGAGCTGCCATCTTTCACTAAGGAGAAATTTTATTGTTAACAATTTTATGCTCCCTTTTGGAAATGTCACCAAATGTGATTGGTATGTGTATTATATGCTAAATCTAACAAATTTAGAATGTACACGTTAAAAAAACCAAACGTCCATAAAAAATGTCCGTCCAGATTATCTGAGTTGTTCTGGTTATaaatttaaaagtattttattaaatCATGGATAACCCAACACATTTCCACTCAGAGAGTCTTCATCAGAGACAACATATAAGACATAACAGTAAGAAGAACAAAACAAGTGCAAACATATAACAACCTCACAATTATAATGACCAGTCAAATCCACTCAAGACTATTTTTTGGTTAACCTTCAATCTGATAGTTATAAATATTCTTTACCTGAACACAGCCTGAACTGATTAGTGGTGTATATTACGTAAATATTAGCCCATAAATGGACATTAAACGTAAAAAACCTTAAATTTTGCTTTCTCATATATTTCAACATTACTCTACTACTCAGAGTCAAAGGAGGAATCATTGTCCACGCCGCAATGCAATCATGTCGTCACTCACAACATAGAATTAAATCGAGATGCAGGAAGTACCAAGtgctcacacacaaagataatAATCAGTGCTTTACTCTGCACATGTGACACTAATAGGTTGTGaacgtgtgtgcctgtgtgtgcgtaATGCCCACACACGTCCTCTCCACCCGGCCGAGCGTATGAAATGACGCACACCAAAGATTAAAGCCAACACATAATGCATGTAACCCGtcatgtgccccccccccccccaaagatTAGCTCATTGAAATTAGCTTGAAAGTAGTGTAGATACAAAATTCTGTGGATTCAGTAAATTAAAAATCTCACTCATTACAAGTAAGCAATGACCCTACTTTCAAAAATTGTTCATGTCTAGATAGCTGGCATGTAAAATATTTGCATGTATGTTTACCATCTCAGATAACAGCTGTAAGTAAAGCCACAACATGTCAAAGTAACAATAAGGATTTACACAGAGTTACTACACTATTGTTTCCCTCTACCACTTACAGTATATCTACAGACTGGTATAGCTTTATACAGCTAAATACAAAGTCAGGAGTCAGTTGACTTACAGTACATGCTACATGTGTTTGTCCTGTAAgctattctttttttcccacactcTCTTTaatcaaattttacataatcTGTACATTTTGGGAAAAAATATGCTTTGATCATTTAAAGGTCCAACACACAATCTTGGGCTGACAGCAGCCAGACAAATGATAGAGCAATGGTAACATTTCTTGGGGAATTCATAAAATCTTTTAACTAACTATAATTAACGTGAGTAATGAAGTAGGTCAGTCTATCTTTAAAGATACATGCATTGgtgattttatattaatttgaaTGCTAAAAAATACTTTGACTGTATATAACTTATATATGACTGGCTGacaaaacatgtaataataattaatgtgcCATTTCTGTGACAAAGATGCTTGATCAAGATGTCATACCATCACCATGAAAGTCTTGCGAATAATGATTTGTTCCTCTCACGCAGGGCTGTGGTTTACACTCACGTCTGTAGCATCATCACTGTTACTAAAATAGCATCAGTCCAGACTCTAAACAAAAGGAATACTTCCTTTCTCCACTACGCTCTCTATTGTTATCAACGTGAAAGTGACAGCAACACAGCTGCTTGCTATATTTAGTGATATTTATACACAGAGAAGACCATGAGAGAGTGGCCTGAGGTCATCCAAACCTGTGTTTATGCCAACCATTGTTGTCACATAAGCAACTAATAAACAAACACTGTTGTGTGTTGTCCCGTTGTCCACCGTGCTTAGATTGTGCGGAGCTTTTTTTCTTACCATGTTGTTTCTATTCTGGACTGGTCCAGTTTAGCCTGACCTGTATACCTCCACAAATCATCAGCTAATAAGGGGAGTGACCCAGACAACTTCCtgccctctgctcctctcttcctgACTTCTTGTGTTGTATAGGAAACTCATAGTGCATTATAAAGGGGGACCTCTTAACATCTGTTTGTCTGCTTGGTTTTCTCTGGACAGCTGTGCAGTTAAATGACAGAGAACCCACCAGCTGAATAAATTTAAATTACACAATCAAAAATCTTTGATGAAAACTGAAGGTCTGGGGCGCAGAACTACGACAATATTCCTACAACAACTGCTAGGTGGAATAAGAGAGAAGGCTGGTGCGAAGTGTGTTGCTACTCCAAGTTATGATTTTTCAGACAAAATCATGTTCCTCATCAAACAGCTGGCCAGTCTAAACAATCCTGAATGTCGCCATTAAGTCTCATCAGATCTTTCATCTGAACATCGAGAACATCTAAACCCACTGATGTTAAgatgtgcttttctttttattttcttttactacCGCTCCGATTAAAATACCAACTGCAGTAACAACATTCAAATGTGAGAACACCATGTGAGGGAAATGGTACTGAGCAATTTAAAAGACACCACAGAGATAAAGTTTTGAGAGTTTCAGCAAAAATATCTGCTGAAATCTGGAACTGCTAacaccaaatatgtttttacatGTCAAATGTGTGACAGCATTTCAGGTCTGCTGCTGATAGAATAGTGGTGAGAGAAAAGTGaagaaatgatcaaatatatattcaactcttcattcattcagtccaTCATCAATCTGTCATCTGAAGCCACTCTGCATGATTCGCTCTGTGCATGTTACGTCACTGAAATTCAAAATACAATCAGCCACAACAATAGTAGGAAGACAGATGGTACCATAGGCTGGTCTATCGTCCGCTTGTCTAAATAGTGCTAATCAATCAGAGCAGTGTATTCTTGTCAACCTCAACAGGATTAAATTGACGGGCAAATGGAGCTAATGAGCACCTGCAGGATGGTTGTGCATCTGTACACTCTGAAGTTTATATctttaacaaaatataaataattaaatattcacTTAGCTGCAAATTCCATCTGCTGAGGGAGACCAGGAGATGTGATTGAAATCTTAGGATTCATATAGGTCTTCAATTTAGAGTCAACAGAATAGTTTGTGTTAAAGTGGGTTGGCAGCTCTATTTCTAATACAGTCCATTTTAAACTGAGGGGAAGTTGTTGACCCCCATCCCTGCTTAGCaatacaaacattattttacCAGAATGGACCCTGTTTATTTTACTTACAGTTTATTTTTGCCTGCTATCACGAGTGTATGAATACATGTCCAAACATTGCAGGAGGCTCTGAGCGGTGTGCCAGCAGCTGATATTCCACTAGAATTTCCGTTAA is a window from the Scomber japonicus isolate fScoJap1 chromosome 10, fScoJap1.pri, whole genome shotgun sequence genome containing:
- the ncam3 gene encoding neural cell adhesion molecule 1, with translation MMNHSASILRMALLLLLLLVYPTDAKMNIVTTSQDVLLGQQIILLCKAGDEGDITWLKDGEDVDSDLAETVDETSSKLNIEKATMSDAGKYTCHCEYNSGHKDDQDIQLFIYEGPSFGSTTTYHEFLQGTDAVVPCLVSGQPAVTVLWLRDGEEISSNEGRRVHQMQDNALRIGKVKGDDAGTYTCQAQIRGRPIRKDLPISVVINVPPSVHIKEEVKTVMAGPETNVSLLCLVEGHPKPNINWSMPVPYDPSHHQFNSDRSELTIQSVAREDYGEYLCTASNKISDSSDMIMLHVFEAPDVVMSAEQLHVSPGDRVSVSCNVSGHPQPELHWLNKQNGQTVVRGSTSGRVYVEDGVFVIKEVVPSDGGLYSCMAVGSAGNASRDVAILTKPGPPHYLSVSSAGTSVLFSLKTPPVSGGTPITGYALQWQFAEEKWEEVRVSSDALVISSLKPYTSYTVRLAAVNAEGVGEFSDTKTVRTEGIRGEPDSPVLKDDEKKIEPRAAIIPLKCKDDVGTPVLKYIVRYRQDKDGAEWIEDELPPNACNVSLKALSFSTKYQLEVTAVNANGPSIPAKLNFTTAAQGGKMTKGTVVGIVMFIFLLVFLVVDATCCYRNRCGLLMFIAVKLFGQKIPGLKGFEGGDGTTNGEVKLKGLSTGTGSMQQTGIQTLEVGQLREVTCDKAPLTKHE